The nucleotide window ggtgggtatttgagaaaacgtcaaaccttggatgggaaatagtcgtttggccgtAAATTTATTGTGCACCCACGTATTTTAGCTCGTAGACTTGGAGGGGaattttagtaattatataattaattttaaaaaatatatattcttttgcaAATGTTttccaaataaatattttataagctttttgctCCACAAAATTTGAGCTTCAATTCATTTAGTTTTACATTATTCATCCTCCTTCTCTTCCTCTCCAAACAACGATAACGGCAACGCGCCCTTGGTTTTCTCCCACTGAACCCGATTCCGACTTGGGACCAAGTCAGGCTGCCCCACATCATTTATCAAGCTATCAGCTCAGCGATCGACGGACAAATGAATCAGATCCAGTGATTTTACAGGGAGCGTTTTGCAGCGGGAGAACGAAGCGGGTGTAACAAAATCGCCCCAATCGTCATCAATTTTATCTTGAAGATCGGAACCGCTGGTTTTGGGATTTGAATGGACGGTGATTGGCGCGAACGTGAATTCCCTGAATCCCTCATCGTCGTCGTCTTCTGTCGTTGTCATTGCTTGTCTCGAGTCCGGTGAGCTCGTAGACTCTGAATCTCAGAGTACTTTTTATCAACGCCGATGATGCATAGATCCATTATGCGCACCCCGCGTATTTTAGCTAGTCCTGCTCTGTTTGAAGggaattttaaaatcatttaattaattaaaaaaataaatattattctgCAAGCATGAGGTCTTAGGTGGAACCATCTATGCTTCCACGTCGGCGCAAATTTCTCCCATCtattaacattattatattaattttctaactaaatatttttataagcattttTGCTCTCTATAAAGCACCTTCGTGATAATTACAAGTAGACGTGGTCAGGCTTCTAATCAAGTTAAATTGAGTattgttgaatttaaatttggtaTGACAGCTTAAACTTGAGATTGAAATTACTAATTAAAGCTttactcaaaaaattataactaaagTCTATAacttataaacatattataaaaaaatagggTGTAAAATgtcaaagattttaaattttaaaaatttattaatattgtacTCAAGTTAAACCATAagttcattaaattatataatagtgaGTCTGAGTTTGACTTAACGATACTTAAGATAAACTCAATTCCAGTTATTCATAGTCatgtattatttgatttgattaaaaatgaatttttgtttatattatcataGTTTATTCAAGGATTGGTACATTGAACTTCTCATATGTGTTATATGTCATGGTTCAAGGTGAAATTATTGTGACATAGACAACAATGTGAGAAAAGCATAAAACTGGCTGCCTCtccctcttcttttcttcttcaatgatCCTTATGCCCAGCTACTTTTATGTCTTTCACTTGTGTTGGCTGGCAATCATAaagttaaatgaatttattctGGTTGTCCCTTTGCCTAGTTTTTTTACGGCTTCAATTCATAGTTAttcaatcaacatatataaatacatacataaatacatacatatatatgtatatgtatacatacatacatacatacatacatacacaaaTGCAAAAGTTgctatttttgtatttaaactgGACCTCCTTctgttattactatttttattgtttatcaatACAACTTTGTTGGTGCCTTGGTGATCTGGTTTCATATACATAAGAAGAGGATTCAAGTACtcatcttttaatattattattgtcgCCAGGAACGGGAAGGAAAAGGGAAGAAATATTGAACTAGAAAGTATAAAAACGCTTGTTCTCATTAAAACAAGGAGCTTGACACTGAATATTACAGTAATACAAGTAGATTTTAGATCTAATACaattatcaatcaaaattaCACGACTTGCAAGATAGAACATACAGTTCCTGTGACAGCAAGAAGCAAGAGTATTATTGCTGTGACAGTTCCTGTGCCTCTCCATGGATTGCTGAAATATACTCTTTTCAAAGTTGCCTTGGCTCTGTTCCAGGGACTGTTGTAGTGTTCTTGGAGCTCCTTGCATAAGTTATGGTAAGGCGATGTGCTTGTAATCACATTTTGACCAAGTGCGTTAAACATAGTTGCCACTGAAACATTGTCCCCCATATGATTGGAAATAATTTGATTTCCAACAAGCAAATCCACATCTTTCACACTATTGATAAGAGAATCCATCAGTTCAACGTAATTGCAAACCAGATCGTTATTTGGGTAAATACATTGCTCCAAAGCAATAATATTTCTGAGTAGAAATTCAGTCTCATCACCTATAATCAAGTGTGGTATCTGCAATTCATAGACTTCAAAAAATGGGATCTGTTGCCatcgtttttcaaattttacatcaAGTAAGCTCtgttcttttttaataatacctTTAAACTTTATCCCTGACTCATGTAGGTTCACTGTACAAGATAAATCATAAATCACTCTTTTGGCTAAAGCTGAATTTGGATAGCCTTTGAGTAGACTAATTCTTCTCCAATCAGTGAAATGTTTAACTCCCAGCTCGGGAGTTATTCTACTCAATTTTACACCGATAAAGCCGCCAAAGAAATCAATAGAAAGGTCCATGAAGGTAGGTAAGTCGATGCCAACGAAAGCCAACTTGTATATTTCCTCAAGGATAAAATATGGAagttgatt belongs to Mangifera indica cultivar Alphonso chromosome 2, CATAS_Mindica_2.1, whole genome shotgun sequence and includes:
- the LOC123208292 gene encoding UPF0481 protein At3g47200-like; the protein is MTAAFENGDLVKELLIDINENVKPEPNPDRCCIFRVPKKIRSVKEELYTPELISIGPLHHDKPELADMEMKKKQFMKSFLQRTTTEKIDKIFSYIKDNEEQIRVCYSETSTLGSLEFVMMILYDCIFIMEIFLRKRFQDRSDIDTNPIRYSLWIDLQLFENQLPYFILEEIYKLAFVGIDLPTFMDLSIDFFGGFIGVKLSRITPELGVKHFTDWRRISLLKGYPNSALAKRVIYDLSCTVNLHESGIKFKGIIKKEQSLLDVKFEKRWQQIPFFEVYELQIPHLIIGDETEFLLRNIIALEQCIYPNNDLVCNYVELMDSLINSVKDVDLLVGNQIISNHMGDNVSVATMFNALGQNVITSTSPYHNLCKELQEHYNSPWNRAKATLKRVYFSNPWRGTGTVTAIILLLLAVTGTVCSILQVV